In a single window of the Bradyrhizobium erythrophlei genome:
- a CDS encoding isochorismatase family protein produces MTVTIIDPKIALIVIDLQKGIVSLPTVHPIGDVVKHASALAEAFRRHRLPVVLVNVDAGPPGRTEQPRRMTEFPAGWTDLIPELNRQPQDHLVTKRTWGAFTDTDLETYLKSLGVTQVVIAGVATSIGVESTARHAYELGFNVGLAVDALTDLNLDAHHNSVAHIFPKLGETGTSQEIIDLLDKRSP; encoded by the coding sequence ATGACCGTCACCATCATTGATCCCAAAATCGCTCTGATCGTCATCGACCTGCAAAAAGGCATCGTTTCGCTGCCGACCGTTCACCCGATCGGCGATGTCGTGAAGCACGCCAGCGCGCTCGCCGAAGCATTTCGCCGCCACCGCCTGCCGGTCGTGCTCGTCAATGTGGACGCCGGCCCGCCGGGCCGGACCGAACAGCCACGCCGGATGACAGAGTTTCCCGCCGGGTGGACCGATCTCATTCCCGAACTGAACCGGCAGCCGCAAGACCATCTGGTGACGAAGCGGACGTGGGGAGCCTTCACCGACACCGATCTCGAAACGTACCTGAAGAGCCTCGGTGTCACGCAGGTCGTGATCGCAGGGGTCGCCACCAGCATCGGTGTCGAGTCGACGGCGCGCCACGCCTACGAACTCGGCTTCAACGTCGGGCTGGCGGTCGACGCCTTGACCGACTTGAACCTCGACGCCCACCACAACAGCGTCGCGCACATCTTCCCGAAGTTGGGCGAAACCGGCACCAGCCAGGAGATCATCGATCTTCTCGACAAGAGGAGCCCATGA
- a CDS encoding MarR family winged helix-turn-helix transcriptional regulator, with product MAGDLYHGPMDEIPHPPVPVETAVTELSLAIGQLMRRLRAEVNPGELTWSQLTTLARLERVGAMTTADLARSEHVKPQSMGTTLADLEQEGLVQRRPHPTDGRQVLFELTAEGIEARRQRNIAKREWLLAATAKLDPSEQQSLISAAALIKRLAES from the coding sequence TTGGCTGGCGATCTCTATCACGGGCCTATGGACGAAATCCCCCATCCGCCCGTCCCCGTCGAAACCGCTGTCACCGAGCTTTCGCTGGCGATTGGGCAGTTGATGCGCCGGCTGCGCGCGGAGGTGAACCCGGGTGAGCTGACCTGGTCGCAGCTCACGACGCTGGCCCGGCTCGAAAGGGTCGGCGCGATGACGACGGCGGACCTCGCCCGCTCGGAGCACGTGAAGCCGCAATCGATGGGCACCACGTTGGCCGATCTGGAGCAGGAAGGGCTGGTCCAGCGCAGGCCGCATCCGACCGATGGCCGGCAAGTGCTGTTCGAGCTGACCGCCGAGGGTATCGAGGCGAGACGGCAGCGCAATATCGCCAAGCGGGAATGGCTGTTGGCCGCCACGGCGAAGTTGGACCCATCAGAACAGCAATCCCTGATCTCCGCCGCCGCGCTGATCAAGCGCCTGGCCGAGTCATGA
- a CDS encoding disulfide bond formation protein B: MILNALGLYAIALVLAAAFAVQLLLHELPCPLCLLQRIQFALLAIGPILNVRWGPRPSHYALSLLAAAVGAAFSTRQVLLHIAPGDAGYGTALFGYHYYSWALIGFAAAIFLLAAVLLFDRQFARGSEGLQVAPGAFAHTAVALVIGLTVLNVVSTLLECGFAACAEDPVVYELLNSTK, from the coding sequence GTGATCCTCAACGCGCTTGGCCTCTACGCGATAGCGTTGGTCCTCGCGGCGGCCTTCGCCGTACAACTCTTGCTGCACGAACTGCCCTGCCCTCTGTGCCTGCTCCAGCGCATCCAGTTCGCGCTGCTGGCTATCGGCCCCATTTTGAATGTCCGCTGGGGGCCACGCCCCAGTCACTATGCTTTGTCGCTGCTGGCGGCCGCCGTCGGCGCGGCCTTTTCGACACGCCAGGTCCTGCTGCATATCGCGCCCGGAGACGCCGGCTACGGCACGGCGCTGTTCGGTTACCATTATTATTCGTGGGCGTTGATCGGCTTTGCCGCGGCCATTTTCCTGCTCGCGGCGGTCCTGCTGTTTGACCGCCAATTCGCGCGGGGCTCCGAAGGGCTGCAGGTTGCGCCCGGCGCCTTCGCTCATACGGCGGTGGCGCTGGTGATCGGCCTGACCGTGTTGAATGTCGTTTCGACCCTGCTGGAATGTGGTTTTGCGGCCTGCGCGGAAGACCCCGTTGTTTACGAACTGCTCAATTCGACGAAATGA
- a CDS encoding DUF5993 family protein codes for MEFTALFLAISIVMLVAWRGSRSLALTLFAATLAGSVATYLHHATDTLKLSF; via the coding sequence ATGGAATTCACAGCGCTTTTCCTGGCCATATCAATCGTCATGCTCGTTGCCTGGCGAGGCTCGCGATCCCTCGCACTCACGCTGTTCGCTGCCACGCTCGCCGGCTCCGTCGCAACCTATCTGCACCACGCAACCGATACGCTGAAGCTGTCGTTCTAA
- a CDS encoding ArsC family reductase has translation MTITVYGIKNCDTMKKARAWLDGHGVAYAFHDYKTEGIAKDKLRQWCDELGWETLLNRAGTTFRKLPDADKEGLNERKALALMLAQPSMIKRPVLDLGGKVLAGFKPEIYAKEVAASGSSSRGKSAR, from the coding sequence ATGACCATCACCGTCTACGGCATCAAGAACTGCGACACCATGAAGAAGGCGCGCGCCTGGCTCGACGGCCACGGCGTCGCTTACGCATTTCACGACTACAAGACCGAAGGCATCGCGAAAGACAAACTCAGGCAATGGTGCGACGAACTCGGCTGGGAGACGCTGCTCAATCGCGCCGGCACCACGTTCCGCAAATTGCCGGACGCCGACAAGGAAGGCCTGAATGAGCGCAAGGCGCTGGCCTTGATGCTGGCGCAGCCGTCGATGATCAAGCGGCCGGTGCTCGATCTCGGCGGCAAAGTGCTGGCGGGCTTCAAGCCGGAAATTTATGCGAAGGAAGTGGCGGCATCGGGCAGCAGTTCGCGCGGCAAGTCGGCTCGTTAA
- a CDS encoding TPM domain-containing protein: MVRSIKQRELLNAWLRAHNKRRTMPAIDDYQPDQIADELAEMMGFDVEGEGDGARFLITQEGSRLAMTYGNEHIDPDKRTNRYLDDAIAPELYARVVPCYRACLARKRPIYSISTVQDADGKDVSYERLLLPFGSAGRVEQIVGSYKAISIEGGFKLSNLMGIRPKAVPVIIVRAVIDRDLVRVLAGHRASEDIIELS; encoded by the coding sequence GTGGTCCGGTCCATAAAGCAGCGCGAACTGCTCAATGCGTGGCTGCGCGCGCACAACAAGCGCCGCACCATGCCCGCGATCGACGATTACCAACCCGATCAGATCGCGGACGAGCTGGCGGAAATGATGGGATTCGACGTCGAGGGTGAAGGCGATGGCGCGCGATTCCTGATTACTCAGGAAGGTTCGCGGCTGGCCATGACCTACGGCAACGAGCACATCGATCCGGACAAGCGGACCAACCGCTATCTCGACGATGCGATCGCGCCGGAACTCTACGCGCGGGTGGTTCCCTGCTACCGCGCTTGCCTGGCCCGAAAGCGGCCGATCTATTCGATTTCGACGGTGCAGGACGCGGACGGCAAGGACGTCTCCTATGAGCGGTTGCTGCTGCCGTTCGGAAGCGCCGGTCGCGTCGAGCAGATCGTCGGCTCCTACAAGGCCATCAGCATCGAGGGCGGTTTCAAGCTCTCGAACCTGATGGGAATCCGGCCCAAGGCCGTGCCCGTCATCATCGTCAGGGCGGTGATCGATCGCGATCTCGTCCGCGTCCTGGCCGGCCACCGCGCGTCGGAAGACATTATCGAGTTGAGCTAG
- a CDS encoding PAS domain-containing protein codes for MDFESANPSVVKSIKQRDLLNTWLRLYAREQLMPRIEEYQPTRLADELADLVYYTVDGAQQPRRLMIQSEGTRMSSAYGNTGKGRHLDEYLGPRLIPIVMPVYHECLKRALPVYTIANIDDIYGRIVAYERLLLPFSEGGQVTHVIASLKTISEDGGLEIKNLMRGNDSMPTPKLRAVIDRDLFHRAPGRIPAGDVIEFS; via the coding sequence TTGGATTTCGAGAGCGCCAACCCATCGGTCGTTAAATCGATCAAGCAGCGGGATCTGCTGAACACTTGGTTGCGGCTCTACGCCCGCGAGCAGCTGATGCCGCGTATCGAGGAATACCAGCCGACGCGGCTCGCCGATGAACTTGCCGACCTCGTCTATTATACCGTCGATGGCGCACAGCAGCCGCGGCGCCTGATGATCCAGAGCGAGGGCACGCGGATGTCGAGCGCCTACGGCAATACCGGCAAGGGCCGGCATCTCGACGAATATCTCGGGCCCCGGCTCATACCCATCGTGATGCCGGTCTACCATGAATGCCTCAAGCGCGCCCTTCCCGTCTACACCATCGCCAACATCGACGACATCTATGGACGGATCGTTGCCTATGAACGGCTGTTGCTGCCGTTCTCGGAAGGCGGCCAGGTCACGCATGTGATCGCATCGCTGAAGACCATCAGCGAAGACGGCGGCTTGGAGATCAAAAATCTGATGCGAGGCAATGATTCGATGCCGACGCCGAAGCTTCGCGCCGTTATCGACCGCGATCTTTTCCACCGCGCCCCCGGCCGCATTCCGGCCGGCGACGTGATCGAATTCAGTTAG
- a CDS encoding ABC transporter ATP-binding protein, whose amino-acid sequence MADEFILETHGLTKEFAGFFAVRGVDLRVRRGSIHALIGPNGAGKTTCFNLLTKFLKPSAGTILYKGQDITALAPADVARLGLVRSFQISAVFPHLTALENVRVALQRQHGHSFDFWRSKTVLDRFNGRAHELLDDVGLSEFAMTPAVEMPYGRKRALEIATTLALDPEMMLLDEPMAGMGHEDIDKIAALIKRISAKYTILMVEHNLSVVANLSDIITVLTRGHVLAEGNYADLTKDERVKEAYLGAGHA is encoded by the coding sequence TTGGCCGATGAGTTCATTCTCGAAACCCACGGATTGACCAAGGAATTTGCGGGATTCTTCGCCGTTCGCGGTGTCGATCTGCGGGTCCGCCGTGGCAGCATTCACGCGTTGATCGGGCCGAACGGGGCCGGTAAAACGACGTGCTTTAATCTGTTGACCAAGTTCCTGAAGCCTTCAGCGGGTACAATTCTGTACAAGGGACAGGACATTACCGCGCTGGCGCCCGCCGATGTAGCGCGTCTCGGCCTGGTGCGCTCGTTTCAGATTTCGGCCGTATTTCCGCATCTGACCGCGCTCGAGAATGTCCGGGTCGCGCTGCAGCGTCAGCACGGGCATTCCTTCGATTTCTGGCGTTCCAAAACGGTGCTCGACCGCTTCAACGGCCGCGCGCATGAATTGCTCGACGATGTCGGCCTGAGCGAGTTTGCAATGACGCCGGCGGTCGAGATGCCCTACGGGCGCAAGCGCGCGCTCGAAATTGCAACCACGCTGGCGCTAGATCCCGAGATGATGCTGCTCGACGAGCCGATGGCCGGCATGGGGCATGAAGACATCGACAAGATCGCGGCGTTGATCAAGCGCATCTCGGCGAAATACACCATCCTGATGGTCGAACATAATCTGAGTGTGGTCGCCAACCTCTCCGACATCATCACGGTGCTGACGCGCGGTCACGTGCTGGCGGAAGGCAATTATGCCGACCTCACCAAAGATGAGCGCGTCAAGGAAGCCTATCTGGGGGCAGGTCATGCCTGA
- a CDS encoding ABC transporter ATP-binding protein: MTGAVATKSTPTAGAGTPVLSVQNLQAWYGESHILHGIDFNVKAGEVVTLLGRNGAGKTTTLKSVMGIIGKRTGAIRFNGQDIIRASSDKIARLGVAFCPEERGIFASLDVRENLLLPPIVRSGGLSLDQIFELFPNLKERLNSQGTKLSGGEQQMLAIARILRTGARFLMLDEPTEGLAPVIIQQIGHTIARLKNEGFTILLVEQNFRFAATVADRYYIVEHGKIIDGFANAELSANMDKLHTYLGV; the protein is encoded by the coding sequence ATGACCGGTGCAGTAGCGACCAAGTCCACACCAACGGCCGGCGCCGGCACGCCGGTGCTGTCGGTTCAGAATCTCCAGGCCTGGTACGGCGAATCGCACATCCTTCACGGCATCGATTTCAATGTGAAGGCCGGCGAAGTGGTCACGTTGCTGGGGCGCAACGGCGCCGGCAAGACGACCACGCTGAAATCGGTGATGGGGATCATCGGCAAGCGCACCGGCGCGATCCGTTTCAACGGTCAGGATATTATCCGCGCATCATCGGATAAGATCGCCCGCCTCGGCGTCGCTTTCTGTCCGGAGGAGCGGGGGATTTTCGCAAGCCTCGACGTGCGGGAAAACCTGTTGCTGCCGCCGATCGTCCGCAGCGGCGGCCTGTCGCTGGACCAAATCTTCGAGCTGTTTCCCAATCTGAAGGAGCGCCTCAACAGCCAGGGCACCAAATTGTCGGGCGGCGAGCAGCAGATGCTGGCGATCGCCCGAATCCTGCGGACCGGTGCCCGCTTCCTGATGCTGGACGAGCCGACCGAGGGGCTTGCGCCGGTCATCATCCAGCAGATCGGCCACACGATCGCGCGGCTCAAGAACGAAGGTTTTACCATCCTTCTGGTGGAGCAGAATTTCCGCTTCGCCGCCACCGTCGCCGATCGCTACTACATCGTCGAGCACGGCAAGATCATCGACGGTTTCGCAAACGCGGAGCTGTCGGCCAATATGGACAAACTTCACACCTATCTGGGCGTCTGA
- a CDS encoding ABC transporter substrate-binding protein, producing the protein MTNRIIASLLLGTALSIASANFAVAQDKTVKIGALSDQSGLYADLGGPGSTLAAQMAVEDSGLTGKGWKIDVISGDHQNKPDVGANIARQWFDVDKVDVIVDVPNSGVALAVNNVVKEKNGVYINSGAATSDLTNAQCSPNTVHWTYDTYMLAHSTGQALVKAGGDTWFFLTADYAFGAALERDTTAVILANGGKVLGGVKHPLNTSDFSSFLLQAQSSKAKIIGLANAGGDTTNSIKQAAEFGIVKGGQKLAALLLFLTDVKAIGLETAQGLNFTETFYWDMNDQTRAFSKKFEARMKNGAPPTMVQAGVYAGLLHYFKALEALGGNPHDGIKVVDKMKSIPTDDTLFGKGMIESNGRTIHSAYLFEVKKPSESKGPWDFYKLIGTVPGDQAFTPLDKSTCALLKK; encoded by the coding sequence ATGACCAACAGGATTATCGCATCGTTGTTGCTTGGTACCGCGCTGAGCATCGCCTCGGCGAATTTCGCCGTTGCGCAGGACAAGACCGTCAAGATCGGCGCACTGTCCGATCAATCCGGGTTGTACGCCGACCTGGGCGGCCCGGGTTCGACGCTGGCCGCCCAAATGGCGGTCGAAGATTCGGGCCTGACCGGCAAGGGCTGGAAGATCGACGTCATTTCCGGCGATCACCAGAACAAGCCCGACGTCGGTGCGAACATTGCGCGCCAATGGTTCGACGTCGACAAGGTCGATGTCATCGTCGACGTGCCGAACTCCGGCGTCGCGCTTGCCGTCAACAACGTCGTCAAGGAAAAGAACGGCGTCTACATCAACTCGGGCGCCGCGACCTCGGATCTCACCAACGCGCAGTGCTCGCCGAACACCGTGCACTGGACCTACGACACCTACATGCTCGCCCATTCCACCGGGCAGGCGCTGGTAAAGGCCGGCGGCGATACCTGGTTTTTCCTCACCGCGGATTATGCCTTCGGCGCCGCGCTCGAACGTGACACCACGGCCGTCATTTTAGCCAATGGCGGCAAGGTGCTCGGCGGCGTCAAGCATCCGCTGAACACCTCGGACTTCTCGTCGTTCCTGCTGCAGGCGCAGTCGTCGAAAGCCAAGATCATCGGTCTGGCCAATGCCGGCGGCGACACCACCAATTCGATCAAGCAGGCGGCCGAATTCGGCATCGTCAAGGGCGGGCAAAAGCTCGCGGCGCTGCTCCTGTTCCTGACCGACGTCAAGGCGATCGGTCTCGAAACCGCGCAAGGGCTGAACTTCACCGAGACCTTCTACTGGGACATGAACGATCAGACCCGCGCCTTCTCCAAGAAATTCGAGGCCCGGATGAAGAACGGCGCGCCGCCGACCATGGTTCAGGCCGGCGTCTATGCCGGGCTGCTGCACTACTTCAAGGCGCTGGAAGCGCTCGGCGGCAATCCGCACGACGGCATCAAGGTCGTGGACAAGATGAAGTCGATCCCGACCGACGATACGCTGTTCGGCAAAGGCATGATCGAGTCCAACGGCCGCACCATCCACTCGGCCTATCTGTTCGAGGTGAAGAAGCCGTCGGAATCGAAGGGACCCTGGGACTTCTACAAGCTGATCGGCACGGTTCCGGGCGACCAGGCTTTCACGCCGCTGGACAAGAGCACCTGTGCGCTGCTGAAAAAGTAA
- a CDS encoding branched-chain amino acid ABC transporter permease has translation MQALYAQLLVGLINGSFYALLSLGLAVIFGMLNIINFAHGALYMMGAFCAYFLLNVAGIGYWPALIVAPIVVGIFGMILERTMLQWLSGLDHLYGLLLTFGLALIIQGVFQNYFGSSGLPYAIPDELKGGMNLGFMFLPIYRGWVVVFSLIVCLLTWYLIERTRLGANLRAATENPTLVRAFGINVPRMITLTYGLGVGLAALAGVLSAPINQVRPLMGADLIIVVFAVVVIGGMGSIMGSIITGFALGVIEGLTKYFYPEASNTVVFVLMVLVLLVKPSGLTGRAS, from the coding sequence ATGCAGGCCCTTTACGCCCAGCTCCTGGTGGGACTGATCAACGGCTCGTTCTATGCGCTGCTCAGTCTTGGGCTTGCCGTGATCTTCGGCATGCTCAATATCATCAATTTCGCGCATGGCGCGCTCTACATGATGGGCGCGTTCTGCGCTTATTTTCTGCTGAACGTGGCCGGCATCGGATACTGGCCGGCGCTGATCGTGGCTCCCATCGTGGTCGGCATTTTCGGCATGATCCTCGAACGGACGATGCTGCAATGGCTTTCCGGCCTCGATCATCTCTATGGGTTGTTGCTGACATTCGGGCTGGCGCTGATCATCCAGGGCGTGTTTCAGAATTATTTCGGCTCCTCGGGACTGCCTTACGCGATCCCAGATGAATTGAAGGGCGGCATGAATCTCGGCTTCATGTTCCTGCCGATCTATCGCGGCTGGGTCGTGGTGTTCTCGCTCATCGTGTGCCTGCTGACCTGGTATCTGATCGAGCGGACGCGGCTTGGCGCCAATTTGCGCGCCGCCACCGAAAATCCGACGCTGGTGCGTGCTTTCGGCATCAACGTGCCCAGGATGATCACGCTGACCTACGGGCTGGGCGTCGGCCTTGCCGCGCTGGCCGGGGTGTTGTCGGCGCCGATCAACCAGGTCCGGCCGCTGATGGGCGCCGATCTGATCATCGTGGTGTTCGCGGTGGTAGTGATCGGCGGCATGGGTTCCATCATGGGATCGATCATCACCGGCTTTGCACTTGGCGTGATCGAGGGACTGACCAAATACTTTTATCCCGAGGCCTCCAACACCGTGGTATTTGTCCTGATGGTGCTGGTGCTGCTGGTAAAGCCATCGGGACTGACGGGACGGGCGAGCTGA
- a CDS encoding branched-chain amino acid ABC transporter permease, which translates to MTAMTDDTLPVTPRTIRDEMIAFGVMTALLLIVPFTGVYPFFVMQALCFALLACAFNLLIGYGGLLSFGHAMFLGTAGYVSAHALKVWGVSPELGILAGTIAAAGLGVITGLVAIRRQGIYFAMITLALSQLLYFIYLQTPFTHGEDGIQGIPQGYLFGIFNLARPTVLYYVIVAGFLFGFLVIFRTINSPFGEVLKAIRENEPRAISLGYKTDHYKLLAYILSGTLAGLAGSLKVFVAQNASLTDVHWSMSGEIVLMTLVGGLGTVFGPVVGAFVIIAMQQYLAGFGQWVTVIQGVIFVVCVLTFRRGVIGEIAHYFRRSL; encoded by the coding sequence ATGACGGCGATGACCGACGATACGCTGCCGGTGACTCCGCGCACCATTCGCGACGAGATGATCGCGTTCGGCGTCATGACGGCGCTGCTGCTGATCGTGCCGTTCACCGGCGTCTACCCGTTCTTCGTGATGCAGGCGCTGTGCTTTGCGCTGCTGGCCTGCGCGTTCAACCTTTTGATCGGTTATGGCGGGCTGTTGTCGTTCGGCCATGCGATGTTTCTGGGCACGGCTGGATACGTTTCCGCGCACGCGCTGAAAGTGTGGGGGGTGTCGCCCGAACTTGGAATTCTGGCCGGCACCATCGCCGCCGCCGGGCTTGGCGTCATCACCGGCCTCGTCGCCATCCGCCGCCAGGGCATCTATTTCGCGATGATCACGCTGGCTCTGTCGCAACTGCTGTATTTCATCTACCTGCAGACGCCGTTCACCCATGGCGAAGACGGCATTCAGGGTATCCCGCAGGGCTACCTGTTCGGAATCTTCAATCTCGCCAGGCCGACGGTGCTTTATTACGTCATCGTGGCCGGGTTCCTGTTCGGTTTCCTGGTGATCTTCCGCACCATCAATTCGCCGTTCGGCGAGGTATTGAAAGCGATCCGCGAGAATGAGCCGCGCGCGATTTCGCTCGGCTACAAGACCGACCACTACAAGCTGCTGGCCTATATCCTCTCCGGCACGCTGGCGGGATTGGCCGGCTCGCTCAAGGTGTTCGTTGCGCAGAACGCATCGCTGACCGACGTGCACTGGAGCATGTCGGGCGAAATCGTGCTGATGACGCTGGTCGGTGGCCTCGGTACCGTGTTCGGCCCGGTGGTCGGCGCCTTCGTCATTATCGCCATGCAGCAATATCTGGCCGGCTTCGGACAATGGGTGACGGTGATCCAGGGCGTCATCTTCGTGGTCTGCGTGCTTACCTTCCGCCGCGGCGTGATCGGCGAGATCGCGCATTATTTCCGGCGGTCGCTGTAA
- a CDS encoding DUF47 domain-containing protein, with protein MLRWFRAFLPREERFFDLFARHAQTVLQGALALQDMLRGGDETPLFCQRVNQFENDADNITREVLTAVRRTFITPFDRGDIKNLITAMDDAIDQMQQTAKAVVLFEVRTFEPPMREMGTLLVECANLVGRALPLLKSIGDNVAMLTAITEELTKLEGRVDDLHDIGLKELFLKHRNANTMDFIVGAEIYDHLEKVADRFDDVANEINSIVIEQV; from the coding sequence ATGCTGCGTTGGTTTCGCGCCTTTCTCCCCAGGGAAGAGCGGTTTTTCGACCTGTTCGCCCGGCATGCCCAGACCGTGCTGCAGGGCGCGCTGGCGCTACAGGACATGCTGCGCGGCGGCGATGAAACCCCGCTATTCTGCCAGCGCGTCAACCAGTTCGAAAACGACGCCGACAATATCACCCGCGAGGTGCTCACCGCGGTCCGCCGCACGTTCATCACCCCGTTCGATCGCGGTGACATCAAGAACCTGATCACCGCGATGGACGACGCCATCGACCAGATGCAACAGACCGCGAAGGCGGTCGTGCTGTTCGAGGTCCGCACCTTCGAACCGCCGATGCGGGAAATGGGAACGCTGCTGGTCGAATGCGCCAATCTGGTTGGACGTGCGCTGCCGCTGCTGAAATCGATCGGCGACAATGTCGCGATGCTGACGGCGATCACCGAAGAACTGACCAAACTGGAAGGCCGGGTCGACGATCTCCACGACATCGGCCTGAAGGAGCTTTTCCTCAAACATCGCAACGCCAACACGATGGATTTCATCGTCGGCGCGGAAATCTACGACCACCTCGAGAAAGTCGCCGACCGGTTCGATGACGTCGCCAACGAGATCAACAGTATCGTGATCGAACAGGTATAG
- a CDS encoding inorganic phosphate transporter: MDATLGLPILVGLIAVALLFDFLNGLHDAANSIATIVSTRVLRPQYAVLWAAFFNFVAFAVFGLNVAQTIGTGIIEPSIIDAQVIFAALIGAIIWNLITWGLGIPSSSSHALIGGLVGGGMAKAGVSAAVWSGLSKTLLAIVLSPVVGFLLALVLVAIVSWASVRSTPFAVDRAFRILQFASASLYSLGHGGNDAQKTMGIIAVLLYSQGELGEHFFVPFWVVLACQASMALGTLMGGWRIVRTMGLRITKLTPMQGFCAETGGAATLFIATWLGVPVSTTHTITGAIVGVGAARRVSAVRWNVASSIVYAWVITIPASAAVAALAYWSVSLLRHR; the protein is encoded by the coding sequence GTGGATGCCACGCTTGGTCTTCCGATTCTGGTCGGATTAATCGCAGTCGCGCTGCTGTTCGACTTCCTCAATGGATTGCACGACGCCGCCAACTCGATCGCGACCATCGTATCGACCCGGGTGCTGCGGCCGCAATACGCCGTGCTGTGGGCTGCGTTCTTCAATTTCGTTGCCTTCGCGGTATTCGGGCTCAACGTCGCGCAAACCATCGGCACCGGGATCATCGAGCCGAGCATCATCGATGCGCAGGTGATCTTCGCTGCCTTGATCGGCGCCATCATCTGGAACCTGATCACATGGGGATTGGGGATACCGTCCAGCAGTTCGCATGCCTTGATCGGGGGCCTGGTCGGCGGCGGAATGGCCAAGGCCGGGGTTTCGGCCGCGGTCTGGAGCGGCCTGTCGAAGACATTGCTTGCCATCGTGCTGTCGCCGGTGGTCGGATTTTTGCTGGCGCTGGTCCTGGTGGCGATCGTGTCCTGGGCCTCGGTACGCTCGACGCCGTTCGCGGTCGACCGCGCCTTCCGCATCCTGCAGTTCGCGTCCGCCTCGCTGTACTCGCTGGGTCATGGCGGCAACGATGCGCAAAAGACCATGGGCATCATCGCGGTGCTGCTTTATTCGCAGGGCGAGCTCGGCGAGCACTTTTTCGTGCCGTTCTGGGTGGTGCTGGCGTGCCAGGCGTCGATGGCGTTGGGCACCTTGATGGGCGGCTGGCGCATCGTTCGCACCATGGGCTTGCGGATCACCAAGCTGACGCCGATGCAGGGGTTTTGCGCCGAGACCGGCGGCGCCGCGACGCTGTTCATCGCGACCTGGCTCGGCGTCCCCGTTTCCACGACGCATACCATCACCGGCGCCATTGTCGGCGTCGGCGCGGCACGCCGGGTCTCGGCGGTGCGCTGGAACGTGGCGAGTTCGATCGTCTATGCCTGGGTGATCACCATTCCGGCCTCGGCCGCCGTCGCGGCGTTGGCGTACTGGTCGGTGTCGCTCTTGCGCCACCGCTGA